CACAATTTGGAATGCTACTTGCTGCTGAGACTTTTTACTCTGGCTCATTTATATGTATCTGTTTGTAATCTTGTATAAAGCAAAATCCATTGCAAACCTTAAACATTCGTTTATCCCTTCGTTTCTAGGAGTACCTATGTATCATTGAGTTTTCAGTAGGCTTTTTATTTGCATCAGTAATCAAAAGGTTTTCATTGCAACATTTTTGGTTGAAGAGTATCAGTTTATGAAGTGTTACGGTGCGGTAGGATCACATTGCCCTCCTGCTATTCTTATACAGTTTAGCTCCTTATAATTAATTCATGAATCTTTGCTTTGACCAGCGTGGATCATTTAGATATTGATTGGCCTTTTTCTCCTCCACACACGAGCACTGTAATTTGTTTGGTCTTGTGATACTTTAGTGAATTGCTGAAGGAAGTTAAGGAAATATCTAAACTATTTTATGGTGAACTAAGCAATAgaaatccttagaactcataATCTGTCATCATTATCACTAAAGCTAGCTAATTGGTGGTATCTTGGTCCATCTTGGTTCATCAATAAAAAAGTCCTTGTCAGTTAATTCTAGATAAAGAATGCCTTTCCTCCAGCATTGTGGCTATTACATTAACCTGTGGCTTCTTCAGATTGGTTATATGGTTCCCTTATTCAACATATGGTAAACAATGAAAACATGCCAAACTTCATGGTGGATTTATGATTACACCTTGTATGACATCTCAAATGGTCTATAATGTGATTCTTTGTTTCATGCAGTTGAGTTCTTGCTAAGAATTGAAGAGTTTCACCTTGAACTTCCAATAATTCAGTTGTTCTCATTGCAGCTAGTGCTCAAGAAAAAGGAAGCTTTCTCACTGAAAAGATGCTTTCTCGTGGAAGGCCTTTGGAAGGGTGTTttctttttgttattattattatctttTCCCTAGGGAGGAGATCAGTAACGAAGTGGGTGCTACatggtaaagaaaaaaaaaaaaaaatccaatctagAGAAGATGTAGGCCTGTAGCATTTTGGTTGGCCTTCAGATGCTCATCATGAATTTCAAGGGCTAATGATCCAATCTAAGGAGAAAAAATTAGTGTTCTAgatcccctttttctttcattaatTGCATAATAGAATTGATTAAGTACCACTATTTATATCAGTGAGGCCAATCCTTACAAAATCCGAGTTGGTCTCTTTCAGTTAGAAGAATTTGTGAGCTTTCCAAAATATCCGTGAATAATCATAAAGagctaaaatctttttagatttagatctcaattTCCACGTTGATTTTGTCTTCAATTGCATTGTTTAATTTTTCCTAAATTGATGAGAGTTATAccctgacaaaaaaaaaaaaaagtcttttcTGAGAGGGCAAATTTAACCGATTTTTTTTGATTCCCAAACATTGTCTATTCTTCATTGCTGAATATGTCAAACCCTTTAAGGGTGGATGTAATCTCATGAACTCATAGAGCTTTATTTTGGCTTTTTTATTTAAGAGTAATTATAATGCCAAGAATTTACAAGTTGATCAGTTTGAGGCTGGCATGCTGAAAATGGATATTTGATGAGAAATTTATGAATTTGGAAGTTGGGATCTATGATCAAGTGCTGAATATGGAAAATCTTACACCAGAACCTTGCTAAGACATATACAAAGTGGACAGAATAATCCACAATGGGTGTAGTGGCCCTCTTGGATCAGCTAAAAATGTTGGTACCATGTAGGTGCCAATGTACACCTCAATAACCTCGCACAAAATTAGAAAACCTCACATTTGTAAACTTGCTTAAAGATGCAGTTTGAACATGTAGATGATGTTGTGTAGACTCTAGCACCGGAAAACTCTTCTTTAGCCGAATTTTATTCTCTTCCAGAGAGGTTTTTACATCAATTAATAAAAGCCATTATTTTCAGGTAAGCATCTGTAGGGGAACAAACTAGTGTTCCTAATAACCCAAgtttaactttttttttcaaactgGATTAAAGAACTGAAAGGTGATATCATAGGAAAGATAGTGCATAACAATCTTCTTGTCTTCCCATTTCTCCCTCTGNNNNNNNNNNNNNNNNNNNNNNNNNNNNNNNNNNNNNNNNNNNNNNNNNNNNNNNNNNNNNNNNNNNNNNNNNNNNNNNNNNNNNNNNNNNNNNNNNNNNGATCTTTTATTAATTCTGTCCCTATTGTAGCTAACTCTAGGAACAAACACCCAAGCACAGCATCTAGCAGTTCTTGAGACGTAACATTACTAAAACTATACAATCACAAGAAACACACAGAAAAGAAAGCAAGTTACATCATACAAGGTCATATATTCTCCCCACATTTAGTTCGTTTACCAACCATCTGCACCCTtgtatatgaaaagaaaaatcagcGACAAATATAATGCAATAGTTCACGGTCTTGCACAACACCATACCACACAAGTCACACGTTGGAGTGGAAAAGTTATAATCACCAAACTAGTAAGCAGGTAATATATATTATCCAATTTGCAGATAAAACCATACTAGTttataaagcaatattcaaaCTACAAATCCAGTCCCAGAGCTAATAGGGGACGATCTTCATGCCCAAGTTCTTCTGTGCAAACGCCACAAGGTTATCGATCTCGGCATCGTCGATGAACCCGTTGTGATTCGAATCAGCCTGCCGGATCCCGCGGCTGCTCTTCCAGGTGGTGAACCTCACTCCTTTGCTACGGATGGCTTCACGTAGTTCAGCTCTACTAATGCGTCCATCCTTGTCTTTGTCGAAGTTCTTTAGCCACTCCTTGAAGTCTTCCACTGTCATTTCATCATCCACAGAACGCGTGTTCTTGATAGCCATGATAGCTAAATATGTTGCAATTTGGAAGGCAATGCGCAAATGTTGTTGACAAATCTAGCTCACTTATATAGTATTGCCTCATGATCTTTTTTTACAAAGTATTGGCTGTCACCACCATTCTGGTTTCCTTTATTCCTTGTTATCTATAAAGTTATCAAGTATAGACGTGTTATTCGTTGTTAAACTAACAAGACTGATTAATATATCTAGTTTGGCAGATCGACCAAATTTTTTTGAGTACACGAAATATCATTTTCTAAGTGTCACAAGGTGATGCAGTCACGTAATATACTGGGA
The sequence above is a segment of the Elaeis guineensis isolate ETL-2024a chromosome 7, EG11, whole genome shotgun sequence genome. Coding sequences within it:
- the LOC105048683 gene encoding calmodulin-1-like, with amino-acid sequence MAIKNTRSVDDEMTVEDFKEWLKNFDKDKDGRISRAELREAIRSKGVRFTTWKSSRGIRQADSNHNGFIDDAEIDNLVAFAQKNLGMKIVPY